In the bacterium genome, one interval contains:
- a CDS encoding mannose-1-phosphate guanylyltransferase: MGTRTPTRFAVIMAGGAGTRFWPLSRAARPKQFLRLAGRGTMLQETARRVHGVVRRSHLLVVAPPAHAPIVREQLPWLAPRNLIVEPAPRGTAACLALVAAEIARRAPAASMAVLAADHAITDVAALRDCLRRAFDVAEDGWLVTFGIPPTGPETGYGYVRIGAPLDRRRPRVARAVRFVEKPDLPTARRFLASGDYRWNSGMFAWRVDVFRDALARHAPAIAAAADAVAARGAAAGRAYRRLPAEPVDVAVLERARRIAVVDATFDWSDVGSWAAMAALWGADRAGNAHRGPAILLDCRNTTVHAGSRVVAVLGGDDLIVVDTADAVLVCPRSRAQDVRAVVAALARGSTRRLI; this comes from the coding sequence ATGGGCACGAGGACGCCGACCCGCTTCGCGGTCATCATGGCGGGGGGCGCCGGGACGCGATTCTGGCCGCTCAGCCGCGCCGCCCGGCCGAAACAGTTCCTGCGTCTCGCCGGCCGCGGCACGATGCTGCAGGAGACGGCGCGCCGCGTCCATGGCGTGGTACGGCGCAGTCACCTGCTGGTGGTGGCGCCGCCGGCGCACGCGCCGATCGTGCGCGAGCAACTGCCATGGCTGGCGCCGCGGAATCTGATCGTCGAGCCCGCACCGCGCGGAACCGCTGCCTGCCTGGCGCTGGTGGCGGCCGAGATCGCGCGCCGCGCTCCGGCCGCGTCGATGGCGGTGCTCGCGGCCGATCACGCGATCACCGACGTCGCGGCGCTTCGCGACTGTCTGCGCCGCGCCTTCGACGTGGCCGAGGACGGATGGTTGGTGACCTTCGGCATTCCGCCGACCGGGCCCGAGACCGGCTACGGCTACGTCCGCATCGGCGCGCCGCTGGATCGCCGCCGTCCGCGCGTCGCGCGCGCCGTGCGGTTCGTCGAGAAGCCAGACCTGCCGACGGCCCGCCGGTTCCTCGCCAGCGGCGATTACCGGTGGAACTCGGGCATGTTCGCCTGGCGCGTCGACGTCTTTCGCGATGCCCTCGCCCGCCATGCGCCGGCCATCGCGGCGGCGGCGGATGCGGTCGCGGCCCGCGGCGCCGCCGCGGGCCGCGCCTACCGGCGGCTGCCCGCGGAGCCGGTCGACGTGGCGGTCCTGGAGCGAGCGCGCCGCATCGCGGTGGTCGACGCCACCTTCGACTGGAGCGACGTCGGGAGCTGGGCGGCGATGGCGGCGTTGTGGGGCGCCGATCGGGCCGGCAACGCGCATCGCGGCCCGGCGATCCTGCTCGACTGCCGCAACACGACGGTGCACGCGGGCAGCCGCGTCGTTGCCGTGCTCGGCGGCGACGACCTGATCGTCGTCGACACGGCGGACGCCGTGCTCGTCTGCCCGCGGTCGCGCGCCCAGGACGTCCGCGCCGTGGTGGCGGCGCTCGCGCGCGGGTCGACGCGGCGGCTGATCTGA
- a CDS encoding aminotransferase class V-fold PLP-dependent enzyme — MTTIDWQGWRREFPSTADCVHMNHAGLAPLPRRVAAEIRAFADEAERSISTTYAGWTARVDAARAAAARLIGAVPEEIAFVQNTAAGLSLVAAGLRWRPGDNVVAVADEYPSNVYPWWGLRRLGVETRLVARPRVRFGVDEIAAAVDARTRVVAVSAVDWQSGFRTDLAALGAFCRQRDIRFAVDGIQAVGAMTIDAPACGVDFLAVGGHKWLLAPEGCGFLFVASRALADLEPVLLGWKSVVDCDTYLPYHFELRRDAAKLEPGTQMHLGIRALGAALDLLLEVGPSAIEQRVLAITDALADQLTALGATVLSPRRPGERSGILTIALGDPAALHAALTQHGVIARQRMGGVRLAPHFYADAGDIARVVDAARSVRAGR, encoded by the coding sequence GTGACGACAATCGACTGGCAGGGCTGGCGGCGCGAGTTTCCCTCCACCGCCGACTGCGTGCACATGAACCACGCCGGGCTGGCGCCGCTGCCGCGGCGCGTCGCAGCGGAGATCCGCGCCTTCGCCGACGAGGCCGAGCGGTCGATCAGCACGACCTACGCCGGTTGGACGGCGCGGGTCGACGCGGCGCGAGCGGCGGCGGCGCGCCTGATCGGCGCCGTCCCCGAGGAGATCGCGTTCGTCCAGAACACGGCCGCCGGACTGTCGCTGGTCGCGGCCGGCCTGCGCTGGCGCCCGGGCGACAACGTCGTCGCCGTCGCCGACGAGTATCCCTCCAACGTCTACCCGTGGTGGGGGCTGCGGAGGTTGGGCGTCGAGACGCGCCTGGTGGCGCGGCCGCGCGTCCGCTTCGGCGTCGACGAGATCGCGGCCGCGGTGGACGCGCGGACGCGCGTCGTCGCGGTCAGCGCCGTCGACTGGCAGTCGGGGTTCCGCACCGACCTCGCCGCGCTCGGCGCGTTCTGCCGTCAACGCGACATCCGCTTCGCGGTCGACGGCATCCAGGCGGTCGGCGCCATGACGATCGACGCGCCCGCCTGCGGCGTCGACTTCCTGGCGGTCGGTGGGCACAAGTGGCTGCTCGCGCCGGAGGGGTGTGGCTTCCTCTTCGTCGCCAGCCGCGCCCTCGCGGACCTCGAGCCGGTGTTGTTGGGCTGGAAGAGCGTCGTCGACTGCGACACCTACCTCCCGTATCACTTCGAGCTGCGGCGCGACGCCGCGAAGCTCGAGCCGGGCACCCAGATGCACCTCGGCATCCGCGCCCTCGGCGCCGCCCTCGACCTGCTGCTCGAGGTCGGGCCGTCGGCGATCGAGCAACGCGTGCTCGCCATCACCGACGCCCTGGCGGACCAGCTCACCGCGCTCGGCGCCACGGTGTTGAGCCCGCGTCGGCCCGGAGAGCGCTCCGGCATCCTGACCATCGCGCTCGGCGACCCGGCGGCGCTGCACGCGGCCCTCACCCAGCACGGCGTCATCGCCCGCCAGCGGATGGGGGGTGTCCGCCTCGCGCCGCACTTCTACGCCGACGCCGGCGACATCGCGCGCGTCGTCGACGCGGCGCGCAGCGTACGCGCTGGTCGCTGA